GGAGGTTGGTCTCTAGCGCTTTGGCATGCGCCAGTAGACCCTCTCTAGGATTTGAACGAGGGTTGCtacccccccttcccccccaaAACCAACATTTGCCTTTGGTCTACAGGCTGAGGTGCCCGCCTTTGCCGACCCCTCACCAGTGTTGGGGCGCCGACCACCTCCCCCTTGTGtgtgtattttttaaaaaatttaaaaaagaaaaaaatcaaaaagagaaaatgacgaaaatgtcctttAGGTCAGGTCATTTTTTGAGACTCCATGGCCACTTCAAGTCCTTTATTTAAAACATGTTATGCAACTTTAggattttatttaaaacaatgttcattttgagcttttatttgagaaaataagagcacttcggacctattttttttttaatttttccttaaaattattATAGGAGCATAATTTCTTTCATTTAATTTAGCGAGTAGAAACAAAAAGGCTTATAATTTCTGAGAATTCTTAGATCTGTtccgaaaaatgaaaaaaaaaattcatcaagaaCACTTCcctcaaatttatcaatttctttGTAATGGCAGTTTTAAAATCCCAAGAAACGAATTCTCCACTTATAATTTGTGATAATTTCACGTGATTCTTTCATAAAATATATTCGTTGTACTTACATTTGAaggttttatatattttttttactgaaaaggtcttatagtttttttttttggttgaaaaaaagTTTTTATAGTTAACGAAGCAAAGTAACTCTATTTTttccatattatttttttagaactcttttataaaaaaaattcgttatCACCTATTTTAAAGGTTTTACAATTAAAGAACGACAATCAATCTATGGCCCTGTTTTGTTCAAGATTCGGCTAaggaattttaagaaaatgtaaatacctttgggctaaaggcctttttttcaaaatataagtagtgtttggtaaaatatattttaaaaacacatttggaaagcaactttaacgtaaatgttgtttgatgaaaaatgaatttcataAAGTATTTgtactttttggaaaaaaaaaaagcggcatTCAACGATTGTTGGTTAGTGGCAGCGGAGGTGGGAGGTGGCTGGCGGGCGGCAATGGCAGGTGGGGGTGGCCGGCGACGGGCAGCGGTTGaggtgggcggcggcgggcggcgggtGGCGGTGGATGGCGATGGGCAGGTGGCAAGAAGTGgaggtgacaaatttaaaataaaaaaaaaaatagttgcattTCACAAAAGTTTTTTAACCCAAACTATCTCTAAAGGTGCTTTGAGTTAAAGGATTTTGAAAAGCATTTAAGATGCAATTTATCTCTCCaaagtgaattaaaaaaatagataaataccaTTTATATTTGGTCAAAGATGCAATTCCATTCCTCCAAAATGAGTTAAGAAAGTATACATTTGGCCAAAGACTTTAAAGCTCCAATACTGGTCTTCAACGGTGAACAAAACAGGGCCTCTTTCTGTGGACTTCATCGAGCTGAGAAGATCCTCCAAAATCTAGGGCTGCGACTTCTCAAGTTGGGGGAGAGAGATTGCACCTCCGAGCTCCGACCAGGGCGAGAGCTTCGACCATGGTAGCCGGCGACGCAAGCCACCGTCTTTGCCCCTCCGTTTAGCCGTCGGCGGTAGAGTCCCGACAGATCCATGCGACCGAGCCTTCCGTCAAGCCGGGTAAGAAGGCTCCGTCTATGTTCGGCTTAAAGGTTTGATTTTTAGGGGGGCTTCCAGGTGTTTGAGGATGTTCCTTCTGTTGATTCCGAGTTGCATGCTGAGATGTTCCATTTTGAAAGCAGTGTAGGGTGATTAACGAAGGAGAAGCAGCCCAACCAAATCAAATCAGTTCGATCCTCCGCCGCCAACTCCATCTCCTCGAAACTTTCCGCTAAAGCTCGCTGCTGAACGCCCTCGGCTCGCCTCGGCTTCATTTTCTAATTTGCAGGAGCTCGCCCTCTTGATTCTGACGTTGGTTCGAGGGCAAGCAGAAGAGATGGGCGATTCTGATGATGCCAGGAAGGTTCGGAATATATGCATACTCGCTCATGTCGATCATGGCAAGAccaccctcgccgaccattTGATCGCGTCCTGTGGCGGCGGATTGCTCCACCCGAAACTCGCAGGTAAGCTTCGGTTTATGGATTATTTAGACGAGGAACAGAGGCGTGCTATTACGATGAAGAGCTCTTCGATTGCTCTCAACTACAAGGACTATTCGATTAATCTCATAGACTCCCCTGGCCACATGGACTTCTGTAGCGAAGTGTCGACTGCCGCACGATTGAGCGATGGGGCGTTAGTGTTGGTTGATGCAGTAGAGGGCGTCCATATTCAAACCCATGCCGTGTTGCGCCAAGCTTGGATCGAAAAGCTCACTCCATGCTTGGTGCTCAACAAAATTGATAGGTTGATTTGTGAGCTGAAGTTGAGCCCCGTGGAGGCTTATAACAGGTTGTTGAGGATAGTCCACGAGGTTAACGGGATTGTGAGCGCTTATAAGTCAGAGAAGTACTTGTCAGACGTGGACTCGATGCTCGCAGGTTCTATGGGCGGTGAGGTCGATGACGAGAATCTGCAGTTGATCGAAGATGATGAGGAGGATACCTTTCAACCCCAGAAAGGGAATGTGGCATTTGTGTGTGCATTAGATGGGTGGGGATTTACTATTAACGAGTTTGCTGAGTTTTATGCTTCAAAGCTCGGAGCCAGTGCAGCTGCGCTGCAGAAAGCACTTTGGGGTCCGAGGTACTACAACCACAAAACGAAGATGATAGTCAGTAAGAAGGCTCTAGGTGGTGGAAGCAATAAGGCTAAACCCATGTTTGTCCAGTTTGTGCTGGAGCCACTTTGGAAGGTTTACCAGGCAGCGCTAGAACCTAATGGGGAGAAAGAGACGCTTGAGAAGCTCATCAAATCGTTTAATTTATCCATACCACCTCGGGAGCTCCAGAGTAAGGATCCGAAAGTAATGCTGCAAGCTATAATGAGTCGCTGGCTTCCTCTTTCTGATGCAATTTTATCCATGGTTGTTAGGTGTATGCCGGATCCAATTGCCGCGCAATCATTTCGCGTCTCACGATTGCTTCCAAAGAGAGAAGTTTTAGATAGCGGAGTTGACTTAGACGTGCTTGCAGAGGCAGAGATTGTTAGAAGATCTGTTGAGAGTTGTAATGGTAGTCCCGACGCACCATGTGTTGCTTTTGTATCCAAGATGTTTGCTGTCCCGGTGAAAATGCTACCTCAAAGAGGTCCACAAGGGGAGGTGTTGAACAGTTCAAATGATGAAGGTCCAGGTGGAGAATCAGATGAGTGCTTTCTTGCATTTGCTAGGATTTTTAGCGGGGAGTTTTCTTCGGGGCAGAGAGTTTTTGTGCTTTCGGCTTTGTATGATCCCCTCAAGGGAGAATCCATGCAAAAGCATGTGCAGGTAGCTCACTTGCATTCCTTGTACTTGATGATGGGTCAAGGCTTAAAACCCGTTTCTTCTGCAAAGGCTGGGAATATTGTAGCCATCCGTGGCCTTGGTCAGCATATATTGAAAAGTGCGACTCTTTCATCCACTCTGAACTGTTGGCCTTTCTCAAGCATGGCTTTCCAAGTTGCTCCAACCCTCCGGGTGGCAATTGAGCCGTCAGACCCAGCGGATATGGGTGCCCTTATGAGAGGATTGAGGCTTCTGAACCGAGCAGACCCATTTGTGGAAGTCAGTGTTTCTGTTAGAGGTGAACATGTGCTTTCTGCTGCAGGAGAGGTTCATCTAGAGAGATGCATAAAGGATTTGAAGGAGAGGTTCGCTAAGGTAAGATTAGAAGTCT
This sequence is a window from Rhodamnia argentea isolate NSW1041297 chromosome 3, ASM2092103v1, whole genome shotgun sequence. Protein-coding genes within it:
- the LOC125314256 gene encoding elongation factor-like GTPase 1, whose translation is MGDSDDARKVRNICILAHVDHGKTTLADHLIASCGGGLLHPKLAGKLRFMDYLDEEQRRAITMKSSSIALNYKDYSINLIDSPGHMDFCSEVSTAARLSDGALVLVDAVEGVHIQTHAVLRQAWIEKLTPCLVLNKIDRLICELKLSPVEAYNRLLRIVHEVNGIVSAYKSEKYLSDVDSMLAGSMGGEVDDENLQLIEDDEEDTFQPQKGNVAFVCALDGWGFTINEFAEFYASKLGASAAALQKALWGPRYYNHKTKMIVSKKALGGGSNKAKPMFVQFVLEPLWKVYQAALEPNGEKETLEKLIKSFNLSIPPRELQSKDPKVMLQAIMSRWLPLSDAILSMVVRCMPDPIAAQSFRVSRLLPKREVLDSGVDLDVLAEAEIVRRSVESCNGSPDAPCVAFVSKMFAVPVKMLPQRGPQGEVLNSSNDEGPGGESDECFLAFARIFSGEFSSGQRVFVLSALYDPLKGESMQKHVQVAHLHSLYLMMGQGLKPVSSAKAGNIVAIRGLGQHILKSATLSSTLNCWPFSSMAFQVAPTLRVAIEPSDPADMGALMRGLRLLNRADPFVEVSVSVRGEHVLSAAGEVHLERCIKDLKERFAKVRLEVSPPLVSYKETIEGDLSNPLENLKSLSKGSDYVEKTTPNGRCNISVQVMKLPPALTKVLDESADLLGDVIGGKQGPSSKILETQQSGTKEEENPTEALKKRIIDAIDSEISSAAVNDEDRADKCRAKWLKFLRRIWSLGPRHVGPNILFTPDSKKMISDEAVLVRGSAYVSERLGFLDTADCDDIAAQQFVESNQGLYDEAKSLESGIISGFQLATSSGPLCDEPMWGLAFAVEAYISPLAGKSDEPENNQQPEQHGIFTGQVMAAVKDACRAAVLRNKPRLVEAMYFCELNTPTEHLGSLYAVLGRRRAHVLKEEMQEGSSLFTVHAYVPVAESFGFADELRRWTGGAASALLVLSHWEALPEDPFFVPKTEEEIEEFGDGSSVLPNTARKLIDAVRRRKGLPVEEKVVQHATKQRTLARKV